In a genomic window of Atribacterota bacterium:
- a CDS encoding thioredoxin family protein, producing the protein MEIQVVGAGCPKCRMVEANVKKACEELNLEAEVSHVYDMREFLKLGVRITPAVLVDGKVVVAGKVPTVEELKNLLRG; encoded by the coding sequence ATGGAAATTCAGGTGGTTGGAGCGGGTTGTCCAAAATGTCGGATGGTTGAAGCCAATGTGAAGAAGGCTTGTGAAGAATTGAATCTTGAAGCCGAGGTCTCTCATGTTTATGACATGAGGGAGTTTCTCAAGCTTGGAGTGCGAATCACCCCAGCGGTGCTCGTCGATGGAAAGGTCGTGGTGGCGGGAAAAGTTCCCACGGTGGAGGAGTTGAAAAATCTTCTTCGGGGATGA
- a CDS encoding permease, whose translation MFWEIMVGGLLALKDYVATHVLTCLVPAFLLAGGIVAFVNREVVLDYLGEKAGKLKSFTLASASSFFLAACSCTVIPVSSGLYYGGAGIGAAFIILWVAPAANILALSYTGSLLGGNMVAARVAAALLMAFVVGGVMNFAFRNERREGFATGQQRESKKVIDRGELLLLFLVLLSLLLPNYLVRSGAYIYKVLVWGAMTVVVALYAWKTVASERIREWIRETFFFVRMIFPLLLGGVFVVGVIGKILPERWIETWLGGNGVLASFLATIIGSISYFATMTEAPFVKELMRLGMGKGPALALLLTGPGLSLPNWLAIGRVFGFKKALIYVPTIMVLGTFVGWFFGNFILGR comes from the coding sequence GTGTTTTGGGAAATCATGGTCGGGGGATTACTGGCCCTCAAGGATTACGTGGCTACACATGTTTTGACCTGTCTTGTGCCGGCGTTTTTGTTAGCAGGCGGAATCGTTGCCTTCGTAAACCGGGAAGTGGTGCTGGACTACCTGGGAGAAAAGGCGGGGAAATTGAAGTCCTTTACTCTGGCCAGCGCTTCCAGCTTCTTTCTGGCGGCCTGTTCCTGTACGGTAATTCCGGTGAGTAGTGGTCTCTACTACGGTGGGGCTGGGATTGGAGCGGCGTTCATCATCCTCTGGGTGGCGCCAGCGGCTAATATTCTGGCGCTTTCCTACACCGGAAGCCTTCTTGGAGGAAACATGGTGGCTGCTCGGGTGGCAGCAGCCCTCCTTATGGCTTTTGTAGTGGGTGGGGTCATGAACTTTGCGTTCCGGAATGAAAGACGAGAAGGATTCGCTACAGGTCAGCAGAGAGAATCGAAAAAAGTCATTGACCGAGGAGAACTTCTCTTGCTCTTTTTGGTTCTCCTATCGTTACTTTTACCCAACTACCTTGTCCGAAGTGGAGCATACATCTATAAAGTTTTGGTCTGGGGTGCGATGACGGTTGTTGTTGCCCTGTATGCTTGGAAAACCGTTGCTTCGGAACGCATTCGGGAGTGGATCAGGGAAACCTTCTTTTTTGTGCGGATGATTTTTCCTTTACTTTTAGGAGGCGTCTTTGTGGTAGGAGTCATCGGGAAAATCCTTCCGGAGCGATGGATTGAGACCTGGTTGGGTGGTAATGGCGTGTTGGCTTCTTTCTTGGCTACCATTATTGGATCAATCAGTTATTTTGCTACCATGACGGAGGCTCCCTTTGTTAAGGAATTGATGCGTTTGGGGATGGGGAAAGGTCCAGCGCTGGCCCTTCTTTTGACCGGTCCGGGTTTGAGTTTGCCGAATTGGCTCGCTATTGGTCGAGTGTTTGGCTTTAAAAAGGCACTGATTTACGTTCCCACCATTATGGTTTTAGGAACATTTGTAGGATGGTTCTTTGGAAATTTCATTTTGGGGAGGTAA
- a CDS encoding DUF134 domain-containing protein, producing the protein MVRPCCPRRVNWFPVCLYFQPAEPFLPQGELTLTLDELGALRLADFEGLYQEDAAKQIGVSRSTFARILGAARRKVVEALIMGKIVRIQGGMVAHEAEKVLNNR; encoded by the coding sequence TTGGTTCGACCTTGCTGTCCAAGAAGGGTGAATTGGTTTCCAGTTTGCCTTTATTTTCAGCCCGCCGAACCATTTCTTCCCCAGGGAGAGTTGACGCTTACTCTGGATGAACTGGGAGCGTTGCGCTTAGCAGATTTTGAGGGTTTGTACCAGGAAGACGCAGCGAAGCAGATAGGGGTTTCTCGTTCTACTTTTGCCCGAATATTGGGTGCAGCGCGGCGCAAAGTCGTGGAGGCGCTCATTATGGGGAAAATCGTCCGTATTCAAGGAGGGATGGTAGCCCACGAGGCGGAAAAAGTTTTGAACAATCGATGA
- a CDS encoding acetamidase/formamidase family protein: protein MHILSQNSIYEFSADSPAIAECYPGEECIFETLDCFGGQIKSEQDDLSHLDLTRTNPATGPVVVKGTRKGQLLRVAILDIACSSPGIISTHPGIGILRSTFRRYFFQMVPIKAGFCHVDGISLPIDPMIGVIGVAPEKGSISTRAPGRHGGNLDTREIHPGNILYLPIYQDGALFALGDVHALMGDGEICGAGVEVAARVLVRLDVIENRFGLNTPLVEAPERFFFLYSAPSLEDAFQEGAKECLEFLQKVTGWKAEKLYFLMSVSSHFRVSQLVDPLFTVKIEIPKGVFPVRL from the coding sequence GTGCACATTCTATCCCAAAACTCCATTTATGAATTCTCAGCGGATAGTCCTGCAATCGCTGAGTGCTATCCGGGTGAGGAATGCATTTTTGAAACTCTTGATTGCTTCGGAGGACAAATTAAAAGTGAACAGGATGATCTCTCCCACCTTGATCTCACAAGAACCAACCCTGCAACTGGACCAGTCGTGGTCAAAGGAACTCGAAAAGGACAGCTCCTTCGAGTAGCAATCTTGGATATCGCCTGTTCTTCACCAGGAATTATTTCCACACATCCTGGGATTGGCATCCTCCGTTCCACATTTCGCCGTTACTTTTTCCAGATGGTACCCATCAAAGCCGGTTTTTGCCACGTTGACGGGATTTCGCTTCCCATCGACCCCATGATCGGTGTCATCGGAGTCGCCCCAGAAAAGGGTTCTATTTCCACTAGAGCCCCTGGTCGCCACGGAGGAAATCTCGACACCCGGGAAATTCATCCGGGGAATATACTGTATCTACCCATTTACCAGGACGGAGCGCTCTTTGCTCTGGGAGATGTGCATGCCCTCATGGGAGATGGCGAAATCTGTGGTGCCGGTGTGGAGGTGGCAGCACGGGTGCTGGTTCGGCTGGACGTCATCGAAAACCGTTTTGGCCTCAACACACCCCTCGTGGAAGCACCAGAACGTTTCTTCTTTCTCTACAGCGCTCCAAGTCTCGAAGACGCTTTCCAAGAAGGGGCAAAAGAGTGCCTGGAATTCCTGCAAAAGGTTACCGGATGGAAAGCCGAAAAACTCTATTTCCTCATGAGCGTTAGCTCTCATTTTCGGGTCTCACAACTTGTCGACCCCCTCTTTACGGTGAAAATCGAGATCCCCAAAGGAGTCTTTCCAGTGCGTCTTTGA
- a CDS encoding manganese efflux pump MntP family protein, with product MGGLEIGVIAVSLALDAFSVAVAFGMCRKVCLLGERLRLAFSFGLFQFFMPLLGFFAGIRVSAVVDSFDHWLILAILGFLGTKMIWESFTRDNDADFPNLSRGLPLILASLATSLDALAVGFSFALFARKIFFPAFIIGLTASTMTYLGISLGHRLRRSIITKPEIIGGVALWLVGIRVFLTNL from the coding sequence ATGGGCGGATTGGAAATTGGAGTTATTGCCGTAAGCCTTGCACTTGACGCCTTCTCCGTAGCCGTGGCCTTTGGCATGTGTCGCAAGGTCTGCCTCCTTGGGGAACGTCTGCGCCTTGCCTTTTCTTTTGGTCTTTTCCAGTTCTTCATGCCACTTTTGGGGTTTTTTGCCGGAATCCGGGTCAGTGCCGTAGTGGACTCCTTCGACCACTGGCTTATCTTAGCTATTCTGGGTTTTCTGGGCACTAAAATGATCTGGGAATCGTTCACCCGTGACAACGATGCTGATTTTCCCAATCTCAGTCGAGGACTACCCCTTATTCTCGCCTCCCTTGCCACCAGCCTCGACGCTTTAGCCGTGGGCTTTTCTTTTGCTCTTTTTGCCCGAAAAATCTTTTTTCCCGCCTTTATCATCGGTCTTACCGCCAGCACCATGACCTATCTTGGTATCTCCCTCGGACATCGTCTCCGCAGGAGTATCATCACCAAACCCGAAATCATCGGTGGAGTAGCCCTGTGGCTGGTGGGCATCAGGGTATTTCTTACCAATCTGTAA
- a CDS encoding glycoside hydrolase family 88 protein has protein sequence MEEKALLMALAKVELNCSRWTDGFPHVSVHGRYPVLSNQEWTAGFWTGILWLSFLVSGERRFVEVVQGLLPSFAERLFQGIHTDTHDLGFLYLLSCVPDGELLGRGIYREVALQAAEVLSQRFHRQGKYIQAFGKVPPEKEALTIIDSLMNLPLLYWAAGSAEKGKYVHIAAEHAKTLAAVLVREDGSTYQACRFRYPEGELLWRGTMQGYKDWSCWSRGQAWAIYGFTLSYRYTGEAVFLEKALRASQYFLEHLPPDRVACWDLLFRDDPEPRDSSAAAIAASGLLELALVLEKERQEDASLFRKEAELILRALIERYASFEDDCDGLLRHATYHLPKGWGIDECCIWGDYFYLESLLKVTGKYPSLWYYLR, from the coding sequence ATGGAAGAAAAGGCACTTTTGATGGCTCTGGCGAAGGTAGAACTAAATTGTTCTCGTTGGACCGATGGGTTTCCTCATGTGAGTGTACACGGCCGCTACCCAGTGCTTTCTAACCAAGAGTGGACTGCAGGATTCTGGACGGGAATTTTGTGGCTTTCCTTTCTGGTTTCCGGAGAACGTCGGTTCGTGGAGGTGGTGCAGGGGCTCCTTCCTTCCTTTGCGGAGCGTTTATTCCAAGGCATCCACACCGACACCCACGATCTAGGATTTCTATACCTCCTTTCCTGTGTGCCTGATGGGGAACTTTTAGGGAGGGGGATTTATCGGGAGGTGGCTTTGCAGGCGGCGGAGGTGCTTTCCCAACGCTTTCACCGCCAGGGAAAGTATATCCAGGCTTTTGGGAAAGTTCCGCCGGAAAAGGAAGCCCTTACCATTATCGATTCACTGATGAACCTTCCTCTCCTTTACTGGGCAGCCGGGAGTGCGGAGAAGGGGAAGTACGTCCATATTGCTGCCGAGCATGCCAAAACTCTCGCTGCAGTTCTCGTGCGAGAAGATGGCTCCACCTATCAGGCCTGTCGCTTTCGTTACCCTGAGGGAGAGTTGTTATGGAGGGGGACCATGCAAGGGTATAAGGATTGGTCTTGCTGGAGCCGGGGTCAGGCTTGGGCTATTTATGGGTTCACCCTGAGCTACCGGTATACCGGTGAAGCGGTTTTTCTTGAGAAGGCCCTGAGGGCGAGCCAGTATTTTCTCGAGCATCTTCCCCCGGATCGGGTGGCCTGCTGGGACTTGCTTTTTCGAGATGACCCAGAACCCCGGGATTCTTCAGCGGCGGCGATTGCAGCAAGTGGCTTGTTGGAGCTTGCTTTGGTGCTAGAAAAAGAAAGGCAAGAGGATGCTTCCCTTTTCCGAAAAGAGGCGGAACTCATCCTGAGAGCACTTATCGAGCGGTATGCTTCGTTTGAAGACGACTGTGATGGGCTTTTGCGTCATGCCACGTATCATCTTCCCAAGGGATGGGGTATTGACGAATGTTGTATCTGGGGAGACTACTTTTATTTGGAAAGCCTCTTGAAAGTAACGGGAAAGTATCCCTCTTTATGGTACTACCTTCGATGA
- a CDS encoding carbohydrate ABC transporter permease: protein MRRFRSMGLPYVALALIMVFTLFPFFWLVFNSFKPSREIFTARPTLRIQNPTLENYQWALGPKGANLGRYLVNSIVAAALAALMTVAFATTGGYALGRFFFPGRESIAIFLILSQMFQGPLIMVPWYKMASSLGIINTRLVLVLIYGTATIPTCAWLMSGFYSAVPKDLEEAAMIDGCSPFMAFFRVILPLVLPGIVATGLYSFIISWNDYQYALILTTSDFAKTVQVGLAELMGFFGKTSWGGIMASGVLSSLPVVILFVVVQRYLVEGLTSGAVKS from the coding sequence ATGCGCCGGTTTCGTTCCATGGGATTGCCCTATGTGGCGCTGGCCTTGATCATGGTTTTTACCCTGTTCCCCTTTTTCTGGCTGGTTTTCAACAGTTTTAAACCCTCTCGGGAGATTTTTACTGCTCGTCCGACCCTGCGTATCCAGAACCCCACCTTGGAAAACTACCAATGGGCCTTGGGTCCCAAAGGGGCGAACCTGGGACGCTACCTGGTAAACAGCATCGTGGCTGCGGCCTTGGCGGCGTTGATGACCGTTGCCTTTGCCACCACCGGAGGGTACGCTCTAGGGCGATTCTTCTTTCCGGGTCGAGAAAGTATCGCCATCTTTTTGATCCTTTCCCAGATGTTCCAGGGGCCGCTCATCATGGTGCCCTGGTATAAAATGGCCTCCAGTTTGGGAATCATCAATACCCGTCTGGTGCTCGTTCTCATCTACGGTACAGCTACCATTCCCACTTGTGCATGGCTCATGAGCGGTTTTTACAGCGCCGTTCCCAAAGATTTGGAGGAGGCGGCCATGATCGATGGCTGTTCCCCGTTTATGGCCTTCTTTAGGGTTATTCTGCCGCTTGTGCTCCCGGGTATTGTGGCCACCGGCCTCTATTCCTTTATCATTTCCTGGAACGACTACCAATACGCTCTCATCTTGACCACTTCCGATTTTGCCAAGACCGTCCAGGTAGGCCTGGCTGAACTCATGGGGTTTTTCGGAAAGACGAGCTGGGGAGGCATTATGGCCAGTGGTGTTTTGAGCTCTTTGCCGGTGGTGATTCTCTTTGTAGTCGTCCAACGGTATCTTGTGGAAGGGTTAACCAGTGGGGCGGTGAAAAGCTGA
- a CDS encoding sugar ABC transporter permease: protein MKLSSAKVAYLFLLPTLVYLVGFQTYPLLENIRLGFTDLSLIGRKEVAYVGLENYWYFLMVDRSFWPVVWNTLLWVFGSVLFQFALGIPSALVLNARIRARGLWRGLVLVPWVMPVVVVSIVWKWIFDGQWGILNFVMRELQVISRNIIWLGNPQKVWLVLLLASAWKGFPYIVLMMLAGLQGIDKEVYEAARVDGAVGFRFFRSITLPLLQPTIFVSGLVAIVTTWTKFELIWALTEGGPGNATSTLAVYIYRNSFMFYDMGKGSALAVMSTVIVLFISLFYVRAVRQSNV from the coding sequence TTGAAGCTTTCATCGGCAAAAGTGGCATATCTTTTTCTTCTGCCCACCCTGGTGTACCTCGTGGGGTTTCAGACCTACCCGCTTCTTGAGAATATCCGGCTGGGCTTTACCGATCTCTCCCTTATCGGAAGAAAGGAAGTCGCCTATGTGGGTCTTGAAAACTATTGGTACTTCCTGATGGTGGATCGTTCCTTCTGGCCCGTCGTCTGGAACACCCTCCTTTGGGTTTTTGGTTCGGTACTTTTCCAATTTGCTCTGGGGATTCCGTCGGCGCTGGTTTTGAATGCCCGAATCCGCGCTCGGGGTCTGTGGCGTGGCTTGGTTCTTGTTCCCTGGGTGATGCCCGTGGTGGTGGTGAGCATCGTCTGGAAGTGGATTTTCGACGGACAATGGGGTATTCTTAATTTTGTCATGCGAGAACTTCAAGTGATCTCGCGGAACATCATTTGGCTGGGTAATCCCCAGAAAGTATGGCTAGTCTTGCTTTTGGCCAGCGCCTGGAAGGGGTTCCCCTATATTGTCCTCATGATGCTCGCTGGTCTTCAGGGGATTGATAAAGAAGTGTACGAGGCGGCCCGAGTGGATGGGGCGGTGGGGTTTCGATTCTTTCGCTCAATCACCTTGCCCCTTCTCCAACCCACCATTTTTGTAAGCGGTCTTGTGGCCATCGTCACCACCTGGACGAAGTTTGAACTTATCTGGGCGCTCACCGAGGGGGGGCCGGGCAATGCCACGAGTACCCTGGCCGTCTATATCTATCGTAACTCCTTCATGTTCTACGATATGGGGAAGGGATCCGCACTGGCGGTCATGTCCACGGTGATCGTGCTTTTTATTTCTCTTTTCTATGTCCGGGCTGTCCGTCAGAGCAATGTTTAG
- a CDS encoding extracellular solute-binding protein has translation MRRVLLLGFLSVVVVFLVGSALGAQEKVTLRFVYSGTSEPEKAWSAEYKKDLEARHPNVSIEYMYIPWAEQEKKIAVMTQAGDYPDLIQVQDVTTLSAMGVLESLDSYIDNPNSRVKRTDFYPAAFEYSIINGTLYSVPAHMTVYGLIVNTEMLAKAGFSKDDLKTWDDLLRLAQAVTKDEIYAYGYAAGLPRFAWRDAMIAGYSNGVIMADTTPEGKERYLEVLSWYETLRPYIPPAAVTWSYPDMFRAFCQEQVTMIAAGSFFTANVYSIDPGIVPKSRAIVYPKGPSMERSSAMVANAGWAVFSGSRNKEAAWFVIEDLSQREILSKEAAVVGLPARSDITLDAFAELAGVYYPDIKEANKQIIEDWLSIARDFGKPQAKILRQGEMEVKFQEKMYALLTGALDVASFYEQIVADIEEIRRK, from the coding sequence GTGAGGCGGGTGCTTTTACTTGGTTTTTTGAGCGTAGTTGTGGTGTTTCTCGTGGGCAGCGCCTTGGGCGCCCAGGAGAAGGTGACTCTGCGCTTTGTCTATTCCGGGACATCCGAGCCGGAAAAAGCCTGGTCGGCAGAATACAAGAAGGATCTTGAAGCGCGTCATCCCAATGTTAGCATCGAGTACATGTACATCCCTTGGGCGGAGCAGGAGAAAAAAATCGCTGTGATGACTCAGGCGGGGGACTATCCTGATCTCATCCAGGTACAGGATGTGACCACCCTTTCAGCGATGGGGGTGCTAGAGTCTCTTGATAGCTACATCGATAATCCCAACTCTCGGGTGAAGCGGACCGATTTCTATCCAGCAGCCTTCGAGTATTCTATCATCAACGGGACTCTCTATTCTGTGCCGGCCCATATGACAGTGTATGGGCTCATCGTGAATACGGAGATGCTTGCCAAAGCTGGATTCAGCAAGGACGACTTGAAAACATGGGATGATCTTTTACGGCTTGCTCAGGCTGTTACCAAAGATGAGATCTATGCCTACGGCTATGCTGCAGGTTTGCCCCGTTTTGCTTGGCGGGATGCCATGATTGCCGGTTACAGCAACGGAGTGATCATGGCTGACACGACCCCCGAGGGGAAAGAGCGGTATCTCGAGGTATTGAGCTGGTATGAGACGCTGCGTCCTTATATTCCTCCAGCTGCGGTAACTTGGTCGTACCCCGATATGTTCCGAGCGTTCTGTCAGGAGCAGGTGACCATGATTGCTGCCGGTTCCTTCTTTACTGCTAACGTGTACTCCATTGACCCTGGTATCGTCCCTAAATCTCGGGCAATCGTCTATCCTAAGGGGCCATCGATGGAGCGCTCCAGCGCTATGGTGGCTAACGCCGGTTGGGCGGTGTTTTCCGGTAGCAGGAACAAGGAAGCAGCTTGGTTTGTGATCGAAGATTTGTCTCAGAGAGAGATTCTCTCCAAGGAAGCGGCAGTAGTAGGGCTTCCGGCGCGAAGCGACATCACTCTCGACGCCTTTGCTGAGCTGGCGGGAGTGTATTACCCGGATATCAAAGAGGCTAACAAGCAGATCATCGAGGACTGGCTCTCGATTGCGCGGGATTTCGGCAAACCTCAGGCCAAGATTCTCCGCCAGGGAGAGATGGAGGTGAAATTCCAGGAAAAAATGTACGCCCTTTTGACCGGAGCTTTGGATGTTGCGTCTTTCTATGAACAAATCGTGGCCGATATCGAAGAGATTCGAAGAAAGTAA
- a CDS encoding dihydrodipicolinate synthase family protein — MAFWGVIVPLITPLNPDETVDVGSLRECVRWVLQAGVHGILAGGSMGEYPSLEEKEKEKVFETICGEAAGRAVVLLNISDTGEKRVLENLRRVRDLSADAYVLTPPYYFVYNSLELESFFFRVADSTKKPLFVYNIPEFVGNALSGDDVLALSRHPNIVGLKDSSGNFAELTSLLLEKPDAFYVFQGYTEMSFPSLIMGCCGLISGLSNVVPEWFVKLFSLVREGKWTEAKVLQQTINRVNRVLVRHGFLPAVKYTLSLRRLCASQATSPFGEVSPEGKEEIAAVLQKYGVI, encoded by the coding sequence ATGGCGTTCTGGGGAGTGATCGTACCGCTCATAACTCCGCTTAATCCTGATGAAACGGTGGATGTAGGAAGCTTGCGGGAATGCGTGCGTTGGGTGCTGCAAGCCGGGGTTCATGGGATCCTGGCGGGGGGTTCCATGGGGGAGTATCCAAGCCTTGAGGAAAAGGAAAAGGAAAAAGTTTTTGAAACAATTTGTGGAGAAGCCGCCGGTCGGGCAGTGGTTCTTTTGAACATCAGCGATACAGGGGAGAAACGGGTGTTGGAGAACCTCAGGCGAGTGAGGGATTTGTCCGCTGATGCTTATGTTCTGACGCCACCATATTATTTTGTGTATAACTCCCTGGAGCTTGAGAGCTTTTTCTTCCGGGTGGCCGATAGCACTAAGAAACCCCTTTTTGTCTATAACATTCCCGAGTTTGTTGGAAATGCGCTTTCGGGAGATGATGTCCTTGCTCTTTCCCGGCATCCTAACATTGTGGGACTCAAGGACAGTAGTGGTAATTTTGCTGAGCTTACTTCCTTGCTTCTGGAAAAACCGGACGCTTTTTATGTCTTTCAGGGATATACAGAGATGAGTTTTCCCAGTCTCATCATGGGATGTTGCGGCCTCATTTCCGGTCTTTCTAATGTGGTTCCAGAATGGTTCGTCAAGCTTTTTTCCCTGGTGAGGGAGGGGAAGTGGACGGAAGCAAAAGTCTTGCAACAGACCATCAACCGGGTAAACCGGGTTTTGGTCCGGCATGGTTTTCTTCCGGCGGTAAAGTATACGTTGAGCCTTCGACGGTTGTGTGCTTCTCAGGCGACTAGTCCTTTTGGGGAAGTATCGCCGGAAGGGAAAGAGGAAATCGCGGCGGTACTCCAGAAGTATGGGGTTATCTGA
- a CDS encoding FadR/GntR family transcriptional regulator, producing MNLKVESRYVAVQEAIKNYIIEKKLRPGDRLPTEHDLTKQLGVSRTSLREALKALQALGIVDMKPGGGTVVRELNFDAIFKNLLYSLLFDSTELLEVLRVREALEFYFLEEVIRKIDVEGLQTLEGILVRMEKKARQGELFEEEDAAFHRALFAPVENGLLLRLLDIFWEALHRLREPIEVERDPVGSSRRHRRVFEAIVRRDVEEARARLGEHFISIRERVEKAVNLKERKGNDGVLGSDRTAHNSA from the coding sequence ATGAACTTGAAAGTGGAAAGCCGCTATGTGGCCGTTCAGGAGGCAATTAAGAATTACATCATTGAGAAAAAACTACGCCCGGGGGATCGTTTGCCTACTGAGCATGATCTGACCAAACAGCTGGGGGTAAGTCGGACGTCCTTGCGGGAGGCCTTGAAAGCTTTACAGGCGTTGGGGATTGTGGACATGAAGCCTGGGGGAGGAACGGTTGTACGGGAGCTTAACTTTGATGCCATTTTTAAGAACCTACTCTATAGCCTGCTTTTTGATAGTACTGAGCTTCTGGAAGTCCTGCGGGTTCGGGAAGCGCTGGAGTTTTATTTTCTTGAAGAGGTGATAAGGAAAATCGACGTAGAGGGACTGCAGACTCTTGAGGGTATTCTGGTGCGGATGGAAAAGAAAGCCAGGCAGGGGGAACTTTTTGAGGAGGAGGACGCTGCGTTTCATCGGGCGCTGTTTGCCCCGGTGGAAAATGGTCTTCTTTTGCGCTTGCTGGATATTTTCTGGGAGGCGTTGCATCGTTTACGGGAACCGATCGAAGTGGAGCGGGATCCCGTGGGTTCTTCAAGACGACACCGGAGAGTTTTTGAGGCAATCGTCAGGCGCGATGTGGAGGAGGCGAGGGCAAGACTTGGGGAGCATTTTATCAGTATCCGGGAACGGGTAGAAAAAGCGGTAAATCTGAAGGAAAGGAAGGGTAACGATGGCGTTCTGGGGAGTGATCGTACCGCTCATAACTCCGCTTAA
- a CDS encoding right-handed parallel beta-helix repeat-containing protein, with amino-acid sequence MDVPFRDRARILLEVTSEEPIILDGPSEGILRSFPPFLELEDHLVDTWIFRIKGLSQDKILFGAVRFRRHRESLSMEVGVKKKPSAFSAAERSVFFPENVSSLSSFSGEALLHPGEYDFPQGGYCSGTIRLFGEKGSTIFSGMKEVIRIENAQDAHFSGLTFLHRGTRKANVVVVLGGKVTFEYCTFSGGIQEKLTWMGNGLVVARGAEVVLRHCVFLDNQGSGVVVEKGSRLTVEDSLFCRNGKEGLSLRENSATWVCRSTFQENAWGACLLPGSQGEFDANRFEANHLGGVLVSRKSSIAFWANTVCKHPVGAVLAPDSVTFWEENVFTENQRNVLEER; translated from the coding sequence ATGGACGTTCCTTTTCGTGACCGGGCGAGGATTTTGCTTGAGGTTACTTCGGAAGAACCCATCATCCTTGACGGTCCCTCCGAAGGTATTTTGCGTTCTTTCCCCCCATTTCTTGAGCTTGAAGACCACCTGGTGGACACCTGGATTTTCCGGATAAAAGGATTATCCCAGGACAAGATTCTCTTTGGTGCGGTGCGGTTTCGTCGTCATCGAGAGTCGCTTTCCATGGAAGTCGGTGTCAAGAAAAAGCCTTCTGCCTTTTCTGCCGCGGAACGGTCGGTTTTCTTTCCCGAAAACGTTTCGTCCCTTTCCTCATTTTCTGGGGAAGCTCTGCTGCACCCCGGTGAGTACGACTTTCCCCAGGGAGGGTATTGCTCCGGTACCATTCGCCTTTTCGGGGAAAAGGGTTCCACGATTTTTTCGGGAATGAAAGAAGTGATTCGGATTGAGAATGCTCAGGATGCCCACTTTTCTGGTTTAACCTTCCTCCACCGGGGAACCAGGAAAGCCAACGTTGTGGTGGTTCTCGGGGGAAAGGTTACGTTCGAATACTGCACCTTTTCGGGAGGTATCCAGGAGAAACTGACCTGGATGGGTAACGGTCTGGTGGTTGCCCGGGGGGCAGAGGTGGTTCTCCGCCACTGTGTTTTCCTGGACAATCAGGGTTCCGGAGTGGTTGTAGAAAAGGGAAGCCGCCTTACCGTGGAAGATTCGCTCTTTTGTCGTAATGGTAAAGAGGGTTTGAGCCTCCGGGAAAATTCTGCCACCTGGGTTTGCCGCTCGACGTTTCAGGAAAACGCCTGGGGGGCGTGTCTTCTACCAGGAAGTCAGGGAGAGTTCGACGCCAATCGCTTTGAGGCCAACCATCTGGGTGGTGTTCTGGTCTCTCGAAAAAGCAGTATCGCTTTCTGGGCGAATACCGTTTGCAAACATCCGGTTGGAGCAGTCTTGGCTCCAGACAGTGTCACCTTCTGGGAAGAAAACGTTTTTACCGAAAACCAGCGGAACGTCCTCGAAGAGAGATAG